From a region of the Roseivirga sp. 4D4 genome:
- a CDS encoding ABC transporter substrate-binding protein, which translates to MKEVSVGVLLPSSSIYPIGKQFEKGIKSELADLEGIEVEFIPEFIGQGEVKQLENAIEKLKSYHSVDIITGWVSNKGLMEVSEKVKGNTPYYINNLGEHTPDPAKIPNNVRLNSIHLWQQLWSLGYWAVKDLGKKGMIVGALYDMGYSFNMMLDQGMLAADKESQWSFAVCPMPEQGQLSDPGKVLDHVEREQPEFLFAAFCGEESTLFLDEFIKRGLHKTIPLLGTPYLLESFSQKVDEPLKIYTTHLSSLELSESDMDQEWIKPYDVFHQLGRETGLCIKSQLNGSKSVSDKRGLLNMSVESLGEGNRVYIIENSYSGDKESIERKLLKEVKTTTIQDKDLQQALTLKSAAWLNPYLGI; encoded by the coding sequence ATGAAAGAAGTGTCTGTCGGTGTACTCCTCCCATCATCTTCGATATATCCCATCGGGAAACAATTTGAAAAAGGCATCAAATCAGAACTCGCTGATCTTGAGGGAATTGAAGTTGAATTCATTCCCGAGTTCATTGGGCAAGGTGAGGTCAAACAGCTGGAAAATGCCATAGAGAAACTCAAAAGTTACCATTCAGTCGACATCATTACCGGGTGGGTATCTAACAAAGGCTTAATGGAAGTGTCGGAAAAGGTAAAGGGAAATACACCCTACTATATTAACAACCTTGGAGAGCATACACCGGACCCAGCAAAGATACCCAACAACGTAAGATTAAACTCCATTCATCTATGGCAGCAGCTCTGGTCTCTTGGTTATTGGGCTGTAAAAGACCTGGGCAAGAAAGGAATGATTGTAGGGGCGCTTTACGACATGGGTTACTCCTTCAATATGATGCTGGACCAAGGTATGTTGGCAGCTGACAAAGAGAGTCAGTGGTCATTTGCGGTCTGCCCAATGCCCGAGCAGGGACAGTTATCAGACCCTGGTAAAGTATTGGATCACGTTGAACGTGAGCAGCCTGAGTTTTTATTTGCTGCATTCTGTGGCGAGGAGTCAACCCTGTTCTTGGATGAATTTATAAAGCGAGGTCTTCATAAGACGATACCATTATTAGGAACTCCTTATTTATTAGAATCATTTTCTCAAAAGGTAGATGAGCCTTTGAAAATCTACACTACACATTTAAGCTCTCTGGAATTATCGGAGTCTGATATGGACCAAGAATGGATAAAACCTTATGACGTCTTTCATCAATTGGGAAGAGAGACAGGTTTGTGTATAAAAAGTCAGTTGAACGGTTCAAAATCAGTTAGTGATAAACGTGGGCTTTTGAATATGTCAGTGGAGAGCCTGGGAGAAGGCAACCGAGTCTACATTATCGAAAATTCTTACTCGGGGGATAAAGAGTCGATAGAAAGAAAACTCTTGAAAGAAGTGAAGACTACTACTATCCAAGACAAGGATTTACAACAGGCACTTACGCTGAAGTCAGCTGCTTGGCTCAATCCATATTTAGGCATTTAA
- a CDS encoding phage tail protein, which produces MDPFLAEIIMFGGNFAPRAWAFCDGQLLPINQNSALFSLLGTIYGGDGRTTFALPDLRGRVPVHPGTGPGLTTVKLGERGGTETNTLTLNNLPNHTHNATLTNGQALIPVQSAAGEEDEANPAAGVLTNTGTDNYTSSGGNATYGGSAVPVTGTVTVLPAGNQQPVNNMQPFLGLNYIIALQGVFPSRN; this is translated from the coding sequence ATGGATCCATTTTTAGCAGAGATTATCATGTTTGGCGGCAATTTCGCGCCAAGGGCCTGGGCATTTTGCGATGGCCAATTGCTACCTATTAATCAAAACAGTGCCTTATTTTCACTACTAGGTACTATTTACGGAGGAGACGGACGAACTACATTTGCCTTACCTGATTTGAGAGGTAGAGTTCCAGTTCATCCTGGCACTGGACCAGGGCTTACTACGGTCAAGTTGGGAGAAAGAGGTGGTACAGAAACAAACACCTTAACCTTGAATAACTTACCTAATCACACACACAATGCCACTTTAACGAATGGACAAGCCTTGATCCCAGTGCAGAGCGCTGCAGGAGAGGAAGATGAAGCTAATCCAGCTGCTGGTGTTTTAACGAATACTGGTACGGATAACTATACAAGTTCTGGAGGTAATGCAACCTATGGTGGATCTGCGGTACCAGTTACTGGAACGGTAACGGTTCTTCCTGCAGGTAATCAGCAGCCGGTGAATAATATGCAACCATTTTTGGGTTTGAACTACATTATTGCTTTACAAGGCGTTTTCCCATCACGAAACTAA
- a CDS encoding phage tail protein — protein MQNPFIATTIMFAGNFAPRSWAFCDGQLMPIAQNTALFSILGTTFGGDGRTTYGLPDMRGRVAVHPGHGPGLSFRKLGQRSGLEETTVNVLTMPYHTHEANLTGAEMNVPVQSAPGEEDEANPAAGVLTNTGTDNFTSSGGNAAYNGGAGTQVAGTVSVQATGNGQAYNNMQPYLGVNFIIALFGIYPSRN, from the coding sequence ATGCAAAATCCATTTATAGCAACTACAATAATGTTTGCAGGAAATTTCGCTCCGAGATCATGGGCTTTTTGTGACGGTCAGTTAATGCCAATTGCACAGAATACTGCTTTGTTCTCGATTCTGGGAACTACTTTCGGTGGTGACGGACGTACTACCTATGGGCTCCCTGACATGCGAGGTAGAGTGGCTGTACATCCCGGTCACGGTCCTGGTTTATCGTTTCGGAAGTTGGGACAAAGATCCGGTTTAGAAGAGACCACAGTTAATGTTCTGACAATGCCTTACCACACGCATGAAGCAAATTTGACAGGCGCAGAAATGAATGTTCCTGTTCAATCAGCGCCAGGTGAAGAAGATGAGGCCAATCCGGCTGCAGGTGTTCTGACCAATACTGGTACAGATAATTTCACCTCTTCCGGAGGGAATGCCGCATATAATGGAGGAGCCGGTACTCAAGTTGCTGGAACCGTAAGTGTTCAGGCGACTGGTAACGGCCAGGCCTACAATAATATGCAACCCTATTTAGGAGTGAATTTTATTATAGCACTTTTCGGAATATATCCTTCTCGTAACTGA